The following is a genomic window from Desulfatirhabdium butyrativorans DSM 18734.
CGGCGCTTTCGGGGCTTTTGCAGCCGGCGTGGGTACAACGGATCTCGAGGTCGGAATTCTCAAGGGGGTGTGCGCCTTTCCCCGGCAGAAGACCATCCGGATCGAGGTCACCGGCAAGCTTCCCGAAGGGGTCTATGCGAAGGATATTGTTTTGTCCATCATTGGCGAGCTCGGCGTCAATGGCGCAACGAATCATGTAATCGAATTTTGTGGCCCTGTCATCGATGCACTCAGCATGGAAGCCCGGATGACGATCTGCAACATGGCGATCGAAGCGGGGGCTACCTGCGGCATCTGCTACCCGGATGAGACGACCCTTGCCTATCTGTGGCCTTTCATCCGGAAGGAATATCCCGATCGTACCCATTGTCTGCAGGATTTTCAGCGGTGGCTGCCAGATGCCGATGCCGATTATGCGAGGGTGATGGTGCATGATGTATCCGGACTGAAGCCGCTGGTCACCTTCGGTTTCAAACCGGATCAAGTCCAGCCAGCGGAGCAGATGCAGGATGTGCAAGTCGATCAGGTCTATATCGGTTCCTGCACGAACGGCAGGATCGAGGATTTGCGGATTGCCGCCGACGTGCTCAAGGGAAAACGGATTCAGCCGAAGGTTCGGGGCATCGTTTCGCCGGCAACCCCGTCCGTGTTTCAGCAGGCCTTGAAGGAGGGCATTCTCGAAGTGTTTCTCGATGCGGGCTTTTGTGTGACCAATCCGACATGTGGGGCATGCCTCGGCATGAGCAACGGAATTCTTGCTGAAGGCGAGGTGTGTGCTTCCACCACAAACCGCAATTTCAACGGCCGAATGGGCAAAGGGGGCATGGTGCACCTGATGAGCCCTGCAACGGCTGCGGCAACTGCTCTGGCGGGTCATATTGCGCCTGCGGAAAGGGGGGGGCTGTGAACCATTCCTTCAGCGGCGGCATCCTCTTTCTGGATCGGGACGATATCAACACGGATGAGATCATTCCGGCAAAATATTTGACGGAAGCGAGCCGGGAAGCATTGAAACCCTATCTGCTGGAAGACCTGCGGCTCGACGGGTTTTCTCCGGGCCGCGATCTTTCCGGAAAATCCGTCCTGGTGAGCAAGGCCAATTTCGGCTGCGGCTCATCGAGGGAGCATGCTCCCTGGGCGCTCGAGGTCAACGGCATCCGTATGGTGATCGCAAAGAGTTTTGCCCGGATTTTCAAACAGAACATGTTCAATTGCGGCATGATGGCGGTATCGCTTCCTGAAGAAACGATGGAAGAGCTGTTCCGG
Proteins encoded in this region:
- a CDS encoding 3-isopropylmalate dehydratase small subunit codes for the protein MNHSFSGGILFLDRDDINTDEIIPAKYLTEASREALKPYLLEDLRLDGFSPGRDLSGKSVLVSKANFGCGSSREHAPWALEVNGIRMVIAKSFARIFKQNMFNCGMMAVSLPEETMEELFRRFSGRSAVVMTDLDRSVFEFRSDTDLWKVPFTLTEFEWRMIRSGGWVNYADANY
- a CDS encoding 3-isopropylmalate dehydratase large subunit, coding for MGKTVVEKIMDAHLVDRLGEDMVVLRLDAVFCHEITTPLAIADLVARGKDRVFDPSRIKAVIDHVSPAKDSKTAMQGKTLRDWARRHGIQDFFDIGRNGICHALFPEKGFVRPGYTIIMGDSHTCTHGAFGAFAAGVGTTDLEVGILKGVCAFPRQKTIRIEVTGKLPEGVYAKDIVLSIIGELGVNGATNHVIEFCGPVIDALSMEARMTICNMAIEAGATCGICYPDETTLAYLWPFIRKEYPDRTHCLQDFQRWLPDADADYARVMVHDVSGLKPLVTFGFKPDQVQPAEQMQDVQVDQVYIGSCTNGRIEDLRIAADVLKGKRIQPKVRGIVSPATPSVFQQALKEGILEVFLDAGFCVTNPTCGACLGMSNGILAEGEVCASTTNRNFNGRMGKGGMVHLMSPATAAATALAGHIAPAERGGL